TGATAATCCCCACGGCGTCGCTTTTTTTGATCTGGTTTTCCACCACCAGGCAGGCCTGGCTCGTGGTGCCGCTGTTCTTGCCTCCGATTTGAAACTCCACGAAGGCGTCCAGAGGGGGTTTGGACTCGTCGAAGCCCGCCTCGAAGGTATTGGGAATGCACCAGCCCAGCACGCCTCCGCCGGCATCGTCTATGGCCTCGTACACGCCGAACTCCTGCCCCCGGGCGCCCGTCCACACCAGGCGCACCACCTCGTCGTCGTACTCGCCTTCCCTGAGAGCGCTCATTTCCTCAATAATGAGATCCAGCGCGTCCTCGTACTCCTCAGGTTTGCCGTAGAAGTGGCTGGAGCCCAGCAGAACGAACATGGCCGGCAGGCTTTTGATGTAGGTCGCGTGCCGTCTGCGGAGGTTCATGATGGTTCTCGCCTTGCGAATCGCGCGATTATAGCGCTTCATCTCCACGCTCAGCCTCTCCTCGTCCAAAGGCCGGCCGGAGATCCAAAGGGCCGTGTCCCTGACCTGACGTTTATAATATTCTGTTAAATTGTCGTAGCGCTCCTGACTGATGTCGTCCGGTTTGAACCCCGTATCCGTCACGCGCGTGTCGAAACCGTATTTCTTAATCAGTTCGAAGGCGATATTGAACGGTTCGCAGGACCCGCTGCGATAATAGAGGCGTTTGACCGTGGCGTCCCTGCGCAGAAAATACTCCCCGATAATGATTTTGACCATGGAACAGGTTTCACGGGGAATCTGAAACAGCCCCTCGGCCACGGACATGGCCTGAGCACTTCCCAGACGACCGAGTTCCGTAAAG
This Synergistaceae bacterium DNA region includes the following protein-coding sequences:
- a CDS encoding 2-hydroxyacyl-CoA dehydratase family protein encodes the protein MSDIHNDMEAQMEHIRHSRDVVHRHSPGVGKILDLAVNYVYDAEKANREGREVVWTVGLSECPLFYACGAVPLAFTELGRLGSAQAMSVAEGLFQIPRETCSMVKIIIGEYFLRRDATVKRLYYRSGSCEPFNIAFELIKKYGFDTRVTDTGFKPDDISQERYDNLTEYYKRQVRDTALWISGRPLDEERLSVEMKRYNRAIRKARTIMNLRRRHATYIKSLPAMFVLLGSSHFYGKPEEYEDALDLIIEEMSALREGEYDDEVVRLVWTGARGQEFGVYEAIDDAGGGVLGWCIPNTFEAGFDESKPPLDAFVEFQIGGKNSGTTSQACLVVENQIKKSDAVGIIMYGYVGCSFGSIDVELKREYFRKRNIPSISIDGTFQVGPPTGQLVTRVRAFVEMLS